Sequence from the Actinomyces slackii genome:
TGATTTTGAGCCGCTCCGCGGCTTGATTCTCAGTTTTGAAGACCCGAGTGATCGAGAGAGGGCCCTTAAGGGGCTCTTCCGGTTTGAGGGGGTGGTCAGGTGGTTAGTCGGTGTCTGAGGCCGCCGGTGTGGATGAGGCTGCGGGTGATGTAGTGGGTGAGGTTGCGGAAGCCTTGTGCGATGCCGCGTAGGTGTTCCAGGCGGCCGTTGATGGCCTCGGTGGGGCCGTTGGAGGAGCCCGGGTGGTCGAAGTAGGCCAGGATGTCGTCTTTGCGCCGGTTCAGGGTCCGACCCAGGCGGGTGACCTCCTCGATGCCGGCTGGTACGCCAGATGCGATGGAGTCGATTAGCCGGTTCATGAGGCGTTTGCCCTGGGTGCGGTCTTTGTGTCGGTAGGCGTCGATCATCGTCTGGTACACGTCCCAGGCCACCTCCACTGGGGTGTTGCGCTCGTCAGCGAATAGCTCTTCGAGGCGCTGGCCCTGACGCACGGTCAGCAGGTCGATCTCGGTCAAGAGCGTGCGCCGGGCCGTGTACAGGGCGTCCTTGGTGGTTCCCCGCCGTCCGGTAGTGGCCTGCTGGACTCTGCGACGGGTCTCGTCCAGGGCGTCGCCGGCCAGGCTCACAACGTGGAAGGGGTCCATCACCGTGGTGGCAGTGGGTAGCTGCTCGGCGGCGGCGCTCTTGAATCCTGTGAAGCCGTCCATGGCTACGATCTCGATCTGGCCTCGCCAGTGGGGGTCTCGGTCGGCCAGCCAGGAGACCAGAGCCGTCTTCGACCTGCCGGGGATCATGTCGACCAGGCGCGCTGGGCCGGTGCCCTGGCGTACGGGCGTCAGGTCGATCAGGACCGTCACGTACCGCTGGTGGCCCCGGTGGCGCCACACATGCTCGTCCACACCCAGCACCCGCACACCCTTGAGGCGCTCTTCCAGGGGCCCCAGGGCCTCCAAGCCCGCGACCATGACCGCGTCGTTGGCGGTGTCCCAGGA
This genomic interval carries:
- a CDS encoding ISL3 family transposase, with translation MAHTTCPGPPAGGFDPVDPDRLLGLDVLGLAATGQKIIDSGGRQVLWVQCRPVLEAGDERLFCACCGAMGRRKGTDARILAHAPTCGRVTRLLVRVPELTCQHCRRVWRVDMTSAAEPRGLLTHGAVQWALEAVAVDNMAISRVAARLAVSWDTANDAVMVAGLEALGPLEERLKGVRVLGVDEHVWRHRGHQRYVTVLIDLTPVRQGTGPARLVDMIPGRSKTALVSWLADRDPHWRGQIEIVAMDGFTGFKSAAAEQLPTATTVMDPFHVVSLAGDALDETRRRVQQATTGRRGTTKDALYTARRTLLTEIDLLTVRQGQRLEELFADERNTPVEVAWDVYQTMIDAYRHKDRTQGKRLMNRLIDSIASGVPAGIEEVTRLGRTLNRRKDDILAYFDHPGSSNGPTEAINGRLEHLRGIAQGFRNLTHYITRSLIHTGGLRHRLTT